A window of Rosa rugosa chromosome 7, drRosRugo1.1, whole genome shotgun sequence genomic DNA:
GCCGAGAATGGTCTGGATCCAGAAGACGGTGTTGACGAACCCATCACTTGTTGATAGCGCCGGTGATGACGACTTCCATATCGAACCGTTTGGTGTCTTGATCGGTGTCTGATCTGGTCATATCGGAGTTCGATCTATGTGCGATGTGCCTGTGTGAGAGTGTGATGGAGGAAGAGAggcggaagagagagaaagaggaactGACGAAGGGAAAAGTGAGGGCGTGAGGCTATCAGAAAGTGTTTATATCGCGTTAAGGTTCCTAACTTATAGCCAAAACGACGTCGCACTTACCTCTTCGGTTTTTGACACCGATGATATTTGGAATAATAATATGTGAGGGTCACTATTgtcattaaaataataatatgttACATGTACTGTATACATTAGACACTGATGATCAgtgacattaaaaaaaaaacccactgaCTGTTTATATCAGTGTGAAACTATTCATTTATCACACTGAAGATTTTTAGTGGCAAAAAAAGAGGTGCtaatggggaaatttctagtagtgaccATTCATGTTCATAATAGTAAATAATAGTTAATCAATTATGAATACCggccttaacgattttcaatctGTTTGAAAATATACATAAGTGATACTCATGGAGATCTGAAAATCTAATGATCAATTTGCCGATATGTTATAAAAAAATGGGTCCCACAACAAAAAATCATTTACTAATAAAACGGCCtatataatataatatgtgCGTGTAGATCTCCATCCTCCTCAGCTCTACTGGCTAAAAGATTCCCCCTTATGTAGTCGGATTTATTGTTCATGCTATTTGAATATCTATCATTCTATCACAATCCCGAGTCTAAAGATTTCCTTGTCGAGCAGCGGTGGTTTTAGAGAGCCTAACATGAACAATAATAGGGACATGCATGAGGATGACCACTACTCGATGAAAGCTGCAAATCTTCATGAGCCCGCTGCAGAAGTAGCATTCACTCCAAAGCTGAGCGCTACTTCCAACATGACCCAAAGTTATGTGTTATCGTTCAACCACCACCATCATAAGGGTACTTAGTAAAAATTCTTTTTATGTTGACATGGGATATATATGGACATATGGTAAAACAATTAATATATTTCATACAGTGGTTGGAGTGACGTCGTCTGAGGAAGGCAGAAGTGGTCACCAAGCCTCTGCAGCTTCGCAGCGAAGTTCCCGTTGGAATCCAACCCCGAAGCAGTTACGGGTCCTGGAAGAGCTGTACGGACATGGTTTAAAGACACCGACGGCACAACAAATTCGACAAGTGACTGCGCGGCTTCGACACTTTGGAAAGATTGAAGGCAAGAATGTCTTCTACTGGTTTCAGAACCACCGAGCGAGggagagacagaagagacgaaGAGAACTCATGTCCATGCCTCAGTATCACTCTATCGATTGGAGTAACAAAGAATCTGCAGGAGGTATTGGTCTTGGGACTGTACTGTATTAAATACGTTTTCATCTCTCCCCAAGTAATATGGAACTAGGGCTTAACACTAGGCTGGTGAGGCCACCTCCTTTAGGTTAATTGATTGAGTCCTCGAGTTTTACAAGAAGTTTTAAAATTTGTTTCTATATGAGTTTCACGTACGATTG
This region includes:
- the LOC133720924 gene encoding uncharacterized protein LOC133720924, which translates into the protein MNNNRDMHEDDHYSMKAANLHEPAAEVAFTPKLSATSNMTQSYVLSFNHHHHKVVGVTSSEEGRSGHQASAASQRSSRWNPTPKQLRVLEELYGHGLKTPTAQQIRQVTARLRHFGKIEGKNVFYWFQNHRARERQKRRRELMSMPQYHSIDWSNKESAGASGQRRSSTLEIEHQNKWTLSNCGVLADQELSSVMQKRMTMVTGNYSGQLEEQPYSATPTSEAQRTNASATLIYTKRLDYHHPHYDYDYGMVLSAPNIYKGAESRLETQTLELFPLESDNVKGVNDTKSPMIRTTNTDSNEDFMAEKYFQFL